The following are from one region of the Zonotrichia leucophrys gambelii isolate GWCS_2022_RI chromosome 1A, RI_Zleu_2.0, whole genome shotgun sequence genome:
- the LOC135456174 gene encoding acrosin-binding protein-like, which translates to MTALWAYLALSVLLGWGCIAGPRGTKAQEPGTPLSDQEYHQFFQFLRITIQARTACELRELYGCKNSLIQRLDEYENHGAIPPGPICSELPENPSFLNFCTFSLYRCIMKQYFLKRIVCPGRPETPSIQAGASPIVSSGAIPSSSFEPLPAPPMLPPAPPNPETEAPVTPTSLPVSTEPIPLGTEAPEVPASGHQQGHLPNSDIEDLLLRILDSQVQTSLQTMKLLMSVGKAVKEEELQRAATRLLVALNSVNVSWSPNN; encoded by the exons atgACGGCCTTGTGGGCTTATCTGGCTTTGTCTG TGCTcttgggctggggctgcatAGCTGGCCCTCGGGGCACAAAGGCACAGGAGCCAGGAACACCCCTCTCTGACCAGGAATACCACCAGTTCTTCCAGTTCCTGAGGATCACCATCCAAGCCAGAACCGCCTGCGAGCTCCGCGAGCTGTACGGCTGCAAGAACTCACTCATCCAGAGGCTGGATGAGTATGAAAACCACGGAGCCATCCCTCCAG GGCCTATATGCTCTGAACTGCCAGaaaatccttccttcctcaACTTCTGCACCTTTTCTCTTTATCGCTGTATTATGAAACAGTATTTCCTTAAG AGGATCGTGTGCCCAGGGCGCCCAGAGACACCAAGCATCCaagcaggagccagccccatCGTGAGCAGTGGAGCCATCCCATCCAGCAGCTTTgagcccctgccagctccccccatgcttcccccagctccccccaaCCCCGAGACAGAGGCACCTGTGACCCCCACCTCCCTCCCTGTGAGCACAGAACCAATTCCCTTGGGCACAGAAGCCCCAGAAGTGCCAGCCAGTGGCCAtcagcagggacacctgcccAACAGTGACATCGAGGATCTGCTCCTGAGGATACTGGACAGCCAGGTGCAGACCTCACTGCAGACAATGAAGCTGTTGATGTCTGTTGGGAAGGCAGTGAAGGAGGAAGAGTTGCAGAGGGCTGCCACGAGGCTGCTGGTGGCTCTGAACAGCGTCAATGTGTCTTGGTCACCAAACAACTGA